The Streptomyces sp. HUAS CB01 genome has a segment encoding these proteins:
- a CDS encoding SCO6880 family protein yields MLSDASHPDGPPTVKFPHRSRRGVLLGLSAPQLIVVATCGLLLLGVLLTSGVTGTLQLVPLWAVVLAAVFIRHRGRALADWAPIAIRYALRRFRGQLVWLARPSTRPQREGLLHLPGTAASLRVVSSPDGRLGAVHDPHQATLTAVVKVSSRAFALLDPATQTGNVSGWGRTLAALARTGHIARVQVLERTVPDSGDALNRYWHEHGNAQTPLAGPIYGDLLAAAGPAAAPHEAYVSLALDLKAARRLINQAGGGLTGAFAVLSQLASTFDQAARTSGLMPAGWLPAREIAAVIRTAYDPKASAALDRWSDSGRPQAAPAAAGPVVLVEKADRIQTDSAYHATFWIENWPRIETSPGFLHQLLFTAGVRRTLSLTYEPKGLEAALKDVQRKKATVIADAAERARKGQVDSEEDSVEYADIKQRERQLIAGHADVALTGLLTVSADTSEELNAACAAVETAAVAALVDLRLLTWQQAEAFTNAALPLARL; encoded by the coding sequence ATGCTCTCTGACGCTTCTCACCCCGACGGTCCGCCCACCGTCAAGTTCCCTCACCGCTCGCGGCGGGGCGTGCTGCTCGGTCTCTCGGCCCCTCAGCTGATCGTCGTCGCGACCTGCGGTCTGCTCCTGCTCGGGGTGCTGCTCACCTCCGGTGTGACCGGAACACTCCAGCTCGTACCGCTGTGGGCCGTCGTCCTCGCGGCAGTCTTCATCCGCCACCGCGGACGGGCGCTCGCCGACTGGGCGCCGATCGCGATCCGATACGCGCTCCGGCGCTTCCGGGGGCAGCTGGTCTGGCTCGCCCGGCCGTCCACCCGACCGCAGCGAGAGGGCCTGCTCCACCTGCCGGGCACGGCCGCGTCCCTGCGGGTGGTCTCCTCGCCGGACGGTCGCCTCGGCGCGGTGCACGATCCGCACCAGGCCACCCTCACCGCCGTGGTGAAGGTCTCCTCCCGCGCCTTCGCCCTGCTCGACCCCGCCACCCAGACCGGCAACGTCTCCGGCTGGGGCCGCACCCTGGCCGCGCTCGCGCGCACCGGGCACATCGCCCGCGTCCAGGTCCTGGAGCGCACCGTCCCCGACTCCGGCGACGCGCTGAACCGCTACTGGCACGAGCACGGCAACGCCCAGACCCCGCTTGCCGGTCCGATCTACGGCGACCTGCTGGCCGCTGCCGGCCCCGCCGCCGCGCCCCACGAGGCGTACGTCTCCCTCGCCCTCGATCTCAAGGCGGCCCGCCGCCTGATCAACCAGGCCGGCGGCGGGCTCACCGGAGCCTTCGCGGTCCTGTCCCAGCTCGCCTCCACCTTCGACCAGGCCGCCCGGACCTCCGGGCTCATGCCCGCGGGCTGGCTGCCCGCGCGCGAGATCGCCGCCGTGATCCGCACCGCGTACGACCCCAAGGCGTCGGCCGCGCTCGACCGGTGGTCCGACTCGGGCCGTCCGCAGGCCGCCCCCGCTGCCGCCGGGCCGGTGGTCCTGGTCGAGAAGGCCGACCGTATCCAGACTGACTCGGCCTATCACGCCACGTTCTGGATCGAGAACTGGCCGCGCATCGAGACCAGCCCCGGCTTCCTGCACCAGCTCCTGTTCACCGCCGGCGTGCGCCGCACCCTCTCGCTGACCTACGAGCCCAAGGGACTGGAGGCCGCCCTGAAGGACGTACAGCGCAAGAAGGCCACCGTGATCGCCGACGCCGCCGAGCGGGCCCGCAAGGGCCAGGTCGACTCCGAGGAGGACTCGGTCGAGTACGCCGACATCAAGCAGCGCGAGCGCCAGCTCATCGCCGGGCACGCCGATGTCGCACTCACCGGCCTGCTCACCGTGAGCGCGGACACGAGCGAGGAACTAAACGCCGCCTGCGCCGCCGTCGAGACCGCGGCCGTCGCCGCCCTCGTCGACCTGCGTCTGCTGACCTGGCAGCAGGCCGAAGCCTTCACCAACGCCGCTCTGCCGCTCGCCCGCCTGTAG
- a CDS encoding SCO6881 family protein, which yields MGACDLPLMSTVCDTVGGVVGATGEAVTDGIGAWIAKSMGEMAQAAADLASKAVDRTTAIDLNAEWFRSNYELILPIGLILTVGTFCLQLTRAAWRRDERALAQAVYGTVAGVLFAFAAIACTTVAITVVDALSVGLFKAANSSVDDAVRRIIKVNELGAMYGLGWGVPAIVALGCAVGAFLYWAVMVARKVGILVLVTLAVFAGAGGGWEVARRWRRGWIEATSTLIVSKLLMTIVFLLGVSAMGKTDASDGLSALSDAIAGIVVMVLVLLCPYATYKFVHWAADGGGHDDLHRTGVAGMAVAAGAAKTAGQLAVQAGTGMRAPQGPTKVPGQGSGGVASGIDPTGGSGGEAKPKQTHFRFGEDPNATGDKGRALIRRPPTDGDRGVPLIQRPGGSEASDSAPALSGPTPQGASVSAPQVTHLDPPAPRRSGPPPEGGATPQRWIYPGPADRSGS from the coding sequence ATGGGAGCTTGCGACCTTCCTCTGATGAGTACGGTTTGCGACACCGTCGGCGGTGTCGTCGGCGCGACCGGCGAAGCCGTCACCGACGGCATCGGCGCCTGGATCGCCAAGTCGATGGGCGAGATGGCCCAGGCCGCGGCGGATCTGGCGTCGAAGGCCGTCGACCGGACCACGGCCATCGATCTCAACGCCGAGTGGTTCAGGAGCAACTACGAGCTGATCCTGCCCATCGGCCTCATCCTCACCGTCGGCACGTTCTGCCTCCAGCTCACCCGCGCCGCCTGGCGCCGGGACGAACGTGCCCTCGCGCAGGCGGTGTACGGAACCGTGGCCGGAGTCCTGTTCGCGTTCGCCGCCATCGCCTGCACCACCGTCGCGATCACCGTGGTCGACGCGCTCAGCGTCGGCCTGTTCAAGGCGGCCAACAGCTCCGTGGACGACGCGGTACGCCGCATCATCAAGGTCAACGAGTTGGGGGCGATGTACGGCCTGGGCTGGGGTGTCCCCGCGATCGTCGCGCTCGGCTGCGCGGTGGGCGCCTTCCTCTACTGGGCGGTGATGGTCGCCCGTAAGGTCGGCATCCTGGTCCTGGTCACCCTGGCCGTGTTCGCCGGGGCCGGCGGCGGCTGGGAGGTCGCGCGGCGCTGGCGGCGCGGCTGGATCGAGGCGACCAGCACCCTGATCGTCTCCAAGCTCCTGATGACGATCGTGTTTCTGCTGGGTGTCTCCGCCATGGGCAAGACCGACGCGAGCGACGGGCTGAGCGCCCTGTCGGACGCGATCGCGGGCATCGTCGTGATGGTCCTGGTGCTGCTCTGCCCCTACGCCACGTACAAGTTCGTGCACTGGGCGGCCGACGGCGGCGGCCATGACGATCTGCACCGCACCGGTGTCGCGGGGATGGCCGTCGCCGCGGGTGCGGCGAAGACCGCGGGGCAGCTCGCGGTCCAGGCGGGCACGGGGATGCGGGCTCCGCAGGGGCCGACGAAGGTGCCTGGTCAGGGCTCCGGCGGCGTCGCCTCCGGGATCGATCCGACGGGCGGATCCGGTGGTGAGGCCAAGCCGAAGCAGACCCACTTCCGCTTCGGTGAGGATCCGAACGCGACCGGCGACAAGGGCCGGGCACTGATCCGCCGTCCCCCCACGGACGGCGACCGCGGAGTCCCTCTCATCCAGCGCCCCGGTGGCAGCGAAGCGTCCGACTCGGCGCCGGCGCTCTCCGGGCCTACGCCACAGGGCGCCTCGGTCTCGGCCCCACAGGTCACGCACCTGGACCCGCCGGCACCACGGCGCAGCGGTCCTCCGCCGGAGGGTGGCGCCACCCCGCAGCGGTGGATCTATCCCGGGCCAGCGGACCGCTCGGGCTCGTAG
- a CDS encoding DUF6238 family protein — MPTEPLPELAPDFVPFATAALDFHRAINMPVAPVAASRTELDSLHAHLVALYGLLDAHTARTAPVASVEGDHLRACRIRLWQAAEHLHAAYHAAPQRLTGRLPTREACRARLPEGAPDLTVCQRHLATAARVRRDHTPADLRDPFTGLTRH; from the coding sequence ATGCCGACCGAGCCCCTGCCCGAACTGGCTCCGGACTTCGTCCCGTTCGCCACCGCTGCGCTCGACTTCCACCGGGCCATCAACATGCCCGTCGCCCCAGTCGCCGCCAGCCGCACCGAACTGGACTCCCTGCACGCCCACCTGGTCGCCCTGTACGGGCTGCTGGATGCGCACACCGCGCGGACCGCCCCGGTCGCCAGCGTCGAGGGCGACCACCTGAGGGCCTGCCGCATCCGGCTGTGGCAGGCAGCCGAGCACCTCCACGCCGCGTATCACGCGGCCCCGCAGCGACTCACCGGCCGCCTCCCCACGCGGGAGGCGTGCCGGGCCCGCCTTCCCGAGGGCGCCCCCGACCTCACCGTGTGCCAGCGCCACCTCGCCACCGCCGCCCGCGTCCGCCGTGACCACACCCCGGCCGACCTGCGCGACCCCTTCACCGGCCTCACCCGCCACTGA
- a CDS encoding C40 family peptidase: MKAGAAIVGAVALGPLLLVAPLAMALAGASSAQAACANGNTQAVDSTAVTKQVESILKGGGKATVSIPGLDDPAEQIPNAKTIQATGVAMKVPTRGQVVALATALQESGLRNLDYGDRDSLGLFQQRPSQGWGTAQQVRDPVHAATRFYEALLKVPGWQSMTVTQAAQAVQKSGFPDAYAKWEPLATALQKAIATSLSAGSSSDWGDNTDQTDATPGACGTGEDGAKFDPIPAGSVPKDYKVPADAPTSIRTAIRWGLGQLGTPYQWGGTCTDPRGQDPMGRCDCSSLMQMSYKAGGISISRTTYTQVKEGKAVSVDALKPGDLLFTRGTAQVPEHVGMFIGDGLILHAPRTGDVVKISTLADWRPDVLAARRIV, from the coding sequence GTGAAGGCGGGCGCGGCGATAGTCGGGGCCGTGGCTCTCGGCCCGCTGCTGCTGGTCGCCCCGCTCGCGATGGCTCTGGCCGGCGCGTCCAGCGCCCAGGCCGCCTGCGCGAACGGCAATACACAGGCTGTGGATTCTACGGCGGTCACCAAGCAGGTGGAGTCGATCCTCAAGGGCGGCGGCAAGGCCACAGTGTCCATCCCGGGGCTGGACGATCCCGCGGAGCAGATCCCGAACGCCAAGACGATCCAGGCCACCGGCGTCGCCATGAAGGTGCCGACCCGGGGCCAGGTCGTGGCTCTGGCCACAGCCTTGCAGGAGTCGGGGCTGCGGAATCTCGACTACGGCGACCGGGATTCGCTCGGTCTCTTCCAGCAGCGCCCCAGCCAGGGTTGGGGGACCGCCCAGCAGGTCCGCGATCCGGTGCACGCCGCGACGAGGTTCTACGAGGCGCTGCTGAAGGTCCCGGGCTGGCAGTCCATGACCGTCACGCAGGCGGCGCAGGCAGTCCAGAAGAGCGGCTTCCCCGACGCGTACGCGAAGTGGGAGCCGCTGGCCACGGCTCTGCAGAAGGCCATCGCCACGTCGCTGTCCGCAGGGTCGAGTTCCGACTGGGGCGACAACACCGACCAGACGGATGCGACGCCCGGCGCGTGCGGCACCGGCGAGGACGGTGCCAAGTTCGATCCGATCCCTGCCGGCTCCGTCCCCAAGGACTACAAGGTCCCGGCTGATGCGCCCACGTCGATCCGCACCGCCATCCGCTGGGGTCTGGGTCAGCTCGGCACTCCGTATCAGTGGGGTGGCACGTGCACCGATCCGCGCGGCCAGGACCCGATGGGCCGCTGTGACTGCTCGTCCCTAATGCAGATGTCGTACAAGGCCGGAGGTATCTCGATCTCCCGGACCACGTACACGCAGGTCAAGGAGGGCAAGGCGGTCAGCGTCGATGCCCTCAAGCCGGGCGATCTCCTCTTCACCCGCGGCACGGCCCAAGTCCCGGAACACGTAGGGATGTTCATCGGTGACGGCCTGATCCTGCATGCGCCGCGCACTGGTGACGTGGTCAAGATCTCGACCCTCGCCGACTGGCGGCCGGACGTGCTCGCCGCCCGCCGGATCGTCTGA
- a CDS encoding DUF6112 family protein, with protein sequence MKLIQHAQMLAYNPGVTPSEGGLPGLDVLKKVMGSINLFGIIATVGALAISAIVWAWGHHSGGHQAEANGKKGTVVAAGCALLLGAANGVVAFFSAMGTQVH encoded by the coding sequence ATGAAGCTCATTCAGCACGCCCAGATGCTCGCGTACAACCCTGGCGTCACACCGAGCGAGGGCGGACTGCCCGGCCTCGACGTCCTCAAGAAGGTCATGGGCAGCATCAACCTCTTCGGCATCATCGCCACGGTCGGCGCCCTCGCCATCTCCGCCATCGTCTGGGCCTGGGGCCACCACAGCGGAGGCCACCAGGCCGAGGCCAACGGCAAGAAGGGCACGGTCGTCGCCGCCGGCTGCGCCCTCCTGCTCGGCGCGGCCAACGGCGTCGTCGCCTTCTTCTCGGCGATGGGGACGCAGGTTCACTGA
- a CDS encoding ATP-binding protein: MPTRTTRASASQLFVPRKTDRRTARAARDQFAAARDKARHAARPEARRTTTGIDPELRATYPAAGRPGPTSARGGRLKLPAHRMTTATASGAYPFLAEGGLGAQGIYVGRDVHAEAAFTYDPFALYGRLDGFTNPNILLAGVIGMGKSALAKSLAVRAVAFGYRIYVPCDPKGEWTVVAQALGGQAIALGPGLPGRLNPLDAPARPYGVSQDDWTGEVRKRRLLLLGSLAKTVLRRDLHPMEHTALDVALDQAVVRAEAAGTTPLLGDIAYVLGSPERLDAALGDLSGRLGRAAEDLAHALRRLVHGDLAGMFDAPSTVAFDPAAPMLSIDLSRLGGAGDDTALVLAMTCASAWMESALADPTGGRRWVIYDEAWRVMRHVALLERMQSQWKLSRGLGIANMMVIHRLSDLLTAGDAGSRGRALAEGLLTDCSTRIIYRQEADQLGSAAALLGLTGVETQAVSALTKGRGLWKVAGRSFITQHLLHPHERELFDTDARMHT, translated from the coding sequence ATGCCCACCCGAACCACCCGCGCCAGCGCCAGCCAGCTGTTCGTCCCTCGCAAGACCGACCGCCGCACGGCCCGCGCCGCACGCGACCAGTTCGCCGCCGCCCGCGACAAGGCCCGCCACGCCGCCCGGCCCGAAGCCCGCCGTACCACGACCGGTATCGATCCCGAGCTGCGCGCCACCTACCCGGCCGCTGGCCGCCCCGGTCCCACCTCCGCCCGCGGCGGCCGTCTCAAGCTCCCCGCCCACCGGATGACCACAGCCACCGCCTCCGGTGCCTACCCCTTCCTCGCCGAGGGCGGCCTCGGCGCCCAGGGCATCTACGTGGGCCGTGACGTGCACGCGGAGGCCGCCTTCACCTACGACCCGTTCGCGCTCTACGGACGGCTCGACGGCTTCACCAATCCGAACATCCTGCTCGCCGGGGTCATCGGCATGGGCAAGTCCGCCCTGGCCAAGTCCCTCGCCGTACGCGCCGTGGCCTTCGGCTACCGCATCTACGTGCCCTGCGACCCCAAGGGCGAATGGACCGTGGTCGCCCAGGCGCTGGGCGGGCAGGCCATCGCACTCGGCCCGGGCCTTCCCGGCCGACTGAATCCACTGGACGCCCCCGCCCGGCCGTACGGCGTCAGCCAGGACGACTGGACCGGCGAGGTCCGCAAGCGACGCCTGCTTCTCCTCGGCTCCCTCGCGAAGACCGTTCTGCGGCGCGACTTGCACCCGATGGAGCACACCGCCCTGGACGTGGCACTCGACCAGGCAGTCGTACGCGCCGAAGCAGCCGGGACCACCCCGCTGCTCGGCGACATCGCGTACGTACTCGGCTCGCCCGAGCGGCTCGACGCAGCACTCGGTGACCTGTCCGGACGCCTCGGACGCGCGGCCGAGGACCTGGCCCACGCGCTGCGGCGCCTCGTGCACGGCGACCTGGCCGGCATGTTCGACGCGCCGAGCACCGTCGCGTTCGACCCGGCCGCGCCGATGCTCTCCATCGACCTTTCCCGGCTCGGCGGCGCTGGCGACGACACCGCGCTCGTCCTGGCGATGACCTGCGCCTCCGCCTGGATGGAATCCGCGCTCGCCGACCCCACCGGGGGACGGCGCTGGGTGATCTACGACGAGGCATGGCGCGTGATGCGGCACGTCGCCCTGCTGGAACGCATGCAGAGCCAGTGGAAGCTCAGCCGAGGGCTCGGCATCGCCAACATGATGGTCATCCACCGCCTCAGCGACCTGCTCACCGCGGGCGACGCCGGCTCCCGGGGCCGCGCCCTCGCCGAGGGCCTGCTCACCGACTGCTCCACCCGCATCATCTATCGCCAGGAAGCCGACCAACTCGGCTCCGCCGCCGCCCTGCTGGGCCTCACCGGCGTCGAGACCCAGGCCGTCTCCGCCCTCACCAAGGGGCGCGGCCTGTGGAAAGTCGCGGGCCGGTCGTTCATTACTCAACATCTGCTCCACCCGCACGAGCGCGAGCTGTTCGACACGGATGCCCGGATGCATACCTGA